The following are from one region of the Penaeus chinensis breed Huanghai No. 1 chromosome 5, ASM1920278v2, whole genome shotgun sequence genome:
- the LOC125025896 gene encoding sialin-like isoform X2, whose protein sequence is MTFSGGSALTFLESLDASGRNGGQGGAAGGRGGIGSGGGEGGADNAGNESRGVDGTEGEKTQIIYHISGEDMGENVHRESDTAEGGCWGARYTLCLLMFLGITLIYMTRVCLSIAIVAMAGTSVTENNSSANVCPYPAGWNDTMGEAQHGEFDWDAATQGLILGSFFYGYVGTNFAGGRAAELLGGRLVFGLGVVLSSLLTIVSPFCAYASKELFIANRVLQGLAQGVTFPTIHMMMATWIPPRDRARIGTMVFSGVMIGTVVAMSGGGLLSNSDFLGGWPSVFYIFGGLGALWGVPWFLLVHDRPEHHPRISQAEMNYIRRHQTTVKREEKVAIPWIDILKSVPFWSLMIAALGYNYGFYTLLTELPTYLSNIQHLDMASSGFMSALPYLVMMVATILWGQLMHLLISADKISVLMVRKVSTAVCMYVPMAALVVLCFVNCDAALALAVLCVAVGASGTNYSGVSISEQDIAPNLAGTLKGITNTVGAATGIVAPLVTGAITQGNQTLAAWRIVFLISAALYLLVTTVYLVFATDKVQPWNFPKTEKDSRRF, encoded by the exons ATGACCTTCTCGGGCGGCAGTGCTCTGACTTTCCTCGAATCTCTCGACGCCTCCGGCAGAAACGGAGGTCAAGGtggagctgcaggaggaaggggaggaattggaagtggtgggggagaaggaggggccgATAATGCAGGAAATGAGTCAAGGGGCGTCGACGGGACAGAAGGCGAGAAGACCCAGATAATTTATCACATAAGCGGCGAAGACATGGGAGAGAATGTACACAGAGAATCTG ACACCGCCGAAGGAGGATGCTGGGGCGCCCGATACACTCTGTGCCTCTTGATGTTTCTGGGCATCACGCTGATCTACATGACGCGGGTGTGCCTCTCCATTGCCATCGTTGCCATGGCCGGCACCAGCGTGACAGAAAACAACTCCTCAGCGAACGTCTGCCCTTACCCCGCCGGCTGGAACGACACCATGGGCGAGGCTCAG CACGGTGAGTTCGACTGGGACGCGGCGACGCAGGGCCTGATCCTGGGCTCCTTCTTCTACGGGTACGTGGGCACCAActtcgcgggcgggcgggcggcagaGCTCCTGGGTGGGCGCCTCGTGTTCGGGCTGGGCGTGGTCCTGTCGTCCCTCTTGACGATCGTGTCGCCGTTCTGCGCCTACGCCTCCAAGGAGCTCTTCATCGCCAACAGGGTCCTGCAGGGCCTCGCGCAG GGCGTCACCTTCCCTACAATTCACATGATGATGGCGACTTGGATACCGCCCCGAGATCGAGCCAGGATTGGAACTATGGTCTTCTCGG GTGTAATGATCGGGACGGTGGTGGCCATGTCGGGCGGAGGCTTGCTTAGCAACTCCGACTTCCTGGGTGGCTGGCCCTCCGTCTTCTACATCTTCGGCGGCCTCGGGGCACTGTGGGGCGTCCCCTGGTTCCTCCTCGTGCACGACCGGCCGGAGCACCACCCGAGGATCAGCCAGGCGGAGATGAACTATATCCGGAGACATCAGACGACTGTCAAGCgcgaagag AAAGTCGCCATACCATGGATAGACATTCTGAAGTCCGTCCCATTCTGGTCCCTCATGATAGCTGCTCTGGGATACAACTATGGCTTCTACACTCTGCTCACAGAACTCCCCACTTACCTCAGCAACATCCAGCACTTAGATATGGCGAGT AGCGGATTCATGTCTGCTCTGCCTTATTTGGTCATGATGGTTGCGACGATTCTCTGGGGTCAGCTGATGCACCTTCTCATTTCAGCTGATAAGATCTCGGTGCTCATGGTCAGGAAGGTCTCCACAGCTGTTT gcatGTACGTCCCGATGGCGGCTCTGGTCGTCCTGTGCTTCGTGAACTGCGACGCGGCGCTTGCCCTGGCGGTGCTGTGCGTGGCGGTGGGCGCGAGCGGCACGAACTACAGCGGCGTGTCCATCTCCGAGCAGGACATCGCGCCCAACCTGGCCGGCACCCTCAAGGGCATCACCAATACTGTGGGCGCCGCGACGGGCATCGTGGCGCCGCTGGTCACGGGGGCCATCACGCAGGGCAAT CAAACGTTGGCTGCCTGGCGTATCGTGTTCTTGATTTCAGCAGCTCTGTATTTGCTCGTCACCACCGTCTACTTGGTTTTCGCTACGGACAAGGTTCAGCCCTGGAATTTCCCCAAAACGGAAAAGG ATTCCAGAAGGTTTTAG
- the LOC125025896 gene encoding sialin-like isoform X1, protein MTFSGGSALTFLESLDASGRNGGQGGAAGGRGGIGSGGGEGGADNAGNESRGVDGTEGEKTQIIYHISGEDMGENVHRESDTAEGGCWGARYTLCLLMFLGITLIYMTRVCLSIAIVAMAGTSVTENNSSANVCPYPAGWNDTMGEAQHGEFDWDAATQGLILGSFFYGYVGTNFAGGRAAELLGGRLVFGLGVVLSSLLTIVSPFCAYASKELFIANRVLQGLAQGVTFPTIHMMMATWIPPRDRARIGTMVFSGVMIGTVVAMSGGGLLSNSDFLGGWPSVFYIFGGLGALWGVPWFLLVHDRPEHHPRISQAEMNYIRRHQTTVKREEKVAIPWIDILKSVPFWSLMIAALGYNYGFYTLLTELPTYLSNIQHLDMASSGFMSALPYLVMMVATILWGQLMHLLISADKISVLMVRKVSTAVCMYVPMAALVVLCFVNCDAALALAVLCVAVGASGTNYSGVSISEQDIAPNLAGTLKGITNTVGAATGIVAPLVTGAITQGNVGLRQTLAAWRIVFLISAALYLLVTTVYLVFATDKVQPWNFPKTEKDSRRF, encoded by the exons ATGACCTTCTCGGGCGGCAGTGCTCTGACTTTCCTCGAATCTCTCGACGCCTCCGGCAGAAACGGAGGTCAAGGtggagctgcaggaggaaggggaggaattggaagtggtgggggagaaggaggggccgATAATGCAGGAAATGAGTCAAGGGGCGTCGACGGGACAGAAGGCGAGAAGACCCAGATAATTTATCACATAAGCGGCGAAGACATGGGAGAGAATGTACACAGAGAATCTG ACACCGCCGAAGGAGGATGCTGGGGCGCCCGATACACTCTGTGCCTCTTGATGTTTCTGGGCATCACGCTGATCTACATGACGCGGGTGTGCCTCTCCATTGCCATCGTTGCCATGGCCGGCACCAGCGTGACAGAAAACAACTCCTCAGCGAACGTCTGCCCTTACCCCGCCGGCTGGAACGACACCATGGGCGAGGCTCAG CACGGTGAGTTCGACTGGGACGCGGCGACGCAGGGCCTGATCCTGGGCTCCTTCTTCTACGGGTACGTGGGCACCAActtcgcgggcgggcgggcggcagaGCTCCTGGGTGGGCGCCTCGTGTTCGGGCTGGGCGTGGTCCTGTCGTCCCTCTTGACGATCGTGTCGCCGTTCTGCGCCTACGCCTCCAAGGAGCTCTTCATCGCCAACAGGGTCCTGCAGGGCCTCGCGCAG GGCGTCACCTTCCCTACAATTCACATGATGATGGCGACTTGGATACCGCCCCGAGATCGAGCCAGGATTGGAACTATGGTCTTCTCGG GTGTAATGATCGGGACGGTGGTGGCCATGTCGGGCGGAGGCTTGCTTAGCAACTCCGACTTCCTGGGTGGCTGGCCCTCCGTCTTCTACATCTTCGGCGGCCTCGGGGCACTGTGGGGCGTCCCCTGGTTCCTCCTCGTGCACGACCGGCCGGAGCACCACCCGAGGATCAGCCAGGCGGAGATGAACTATATCCGGAGACATCAGACGACTGTCAAGCgcgaagag AAAGTCGCCATACCATGGATAGACATTCTGAAGTCCGTCCCATTCTGGTCCCTCATGATAGCTGCTCTGGGATACAACTATGGCTTCTACACTCTGCTCACAGAACTCCCCACTTACCTCAGCAACATCCAGCACTTAGATATGGCGAGT AGCGGATTCATGTCTGCTCTGCCTTATTTGGTCATGATGGTTGCGACGATTCTCTGGGGTCAGCTGATGCACCTTCTCATTTCAGCTGATAAGATCTCGGTGCTCATGGTCAGGAAGGTCTCCACAGCTGTTT gcatGTACGTCCCGATGGCGGCTCTGGTCGTCCTGTGCTTCGTGAACTGCGACGCGGCGCTTGCCCTGGCGGTGCTGTGCGTGGCGGTGGGCGCGAGCGGCACGAACTACAGCGGCGTGTCCATCTCCGAGCAGGACATCGCGCCCAACCTGGCCGGCACCCTCAAGGGCATCACCAATACTGTGGGCGCCGCGACGGGCATCGTGGCGCCGCTGGTCACGGGGGCCATCACGCAGGGCAATGTGGGTTTGCGG CAAACGTTGGCTGCCTGGCGTATCGTGTTCTTGATTTCAGCAGCTCTGTATTTGCTCGTCACCACCGTCTACTTGGTTTTCGCTACGGACAAGGTTCAGCCCTGGAATTTCCCCAAAACGGAAAAGG ATTCCAGAAGGTTTTAG
- the LOC125025656 gene encoding complex I assembly factor ACAD9, mitochondrial-like, which yields MKPWGNKEFWGVGSEYDPDWLLTEAQKKIRDDLMELCRTKIRPHAIECDRTYTFPRASLDAMGDLGLLGLVIPKDLGGMGETHTCGAMVVETLARYGCPATAMIYTMHLGACTTLLFRYHNNPHLKELLKRITKEKLVGALSASDPATGSHDWFPLSSKVRRLNARTVELLKYGSWSTGAGYADFYTLMTVSPEFKGNYANLSCFLVYKDEIRASPEEWSALGMHANMSGPLLVEGKFDVERMIGPPGDGRKNMEECIDSSFLLLTSCCWNGIALGCIDVAKKSVTRRAHADVGMRVCDYPVIQDYFGESLIDTNGSRSMAFLLGKSLDDATNNNDWAPHADLDYLPRSKLLPWLWQLKFVAAKNVSVVGDRMLYACGGEGYKTELGLERLIRDGKAGWVMAPSNELLKNLVGMSALKGFNAIDLWEENANERVLHQEVKKMTLEQKERVGRRLLEEASQERQGASANHPYQDTDFLNPFNTAQPKALTQDLKTPDGVVHSAALRQDTWTPLALVSRKDVGSKMSSFVFALPRSTDHTGCFPGQFLAVRVTVDGKHHLRYFSPVSRPQDFGRVELVLRFESQGIVSNFFKALQLGEKVDFQGPCGGLEYEPNQLEALTVLASGGGVTPGLQLLRCVAQDPSDNTKVTLLYYVDSIQDILHREELDDLAAKGGEKIKVVYTLGETPEGWSGEEGFIDSQMIDRHIAKPNGIKHKIVVCGGPTMSVSCVHALKTLGHSSENIFIYGQFGVEQVKAVYGRYAKLSSHRCDQA from the exons ATGAAGCCGTGGGGGAACAAGGAATTCTGGGGCGTGGGATCCGAGTACGATCCTGACTGGCTTCTGACGGAGGCACAGAAGAAGATCCGAGATGATTTGATGGAACTCTGCAGGACTAAGATTCGGCCCCAtgct ATCGAATGCGACAGGACCTACACGTTCCCCCGCGCGTCGCTGGACGCGATGGGGGACCTGGGTCTTCTGGGCCTCGTCATCCCGAAGGACTTGGGCGGGATGGGCGAGACCCACACCTGCGGCGCCATGGTTGTGGAGACGCTCGCTCGCTACGGCTGCCCTGCCACCGCCATGATTTATA CCATGCATCTGGGCGCCTGCACGACCCTGCTCTTCAGGTACCACAACAACCCCCACCTGAAGGAACTCCTGAAGAGAATCACCAAGGAAAAGCTCGTGGGGGCGCTCTCTGCCTCGGACCCTGCAACTG gaTCACACGACTGGTTCCCCTTGTCATCGAAGGTGCGCCGCCTCAACGCCCGCACCGTCGAGCTCCTCAAGTACGGCTCCTGGTCCACGGGCGCCGGCTACGCTGACTTCTACACCCTCATGACGGTCAGCCCGGAATTCAAGGGCAACTATGCGAATCTGTCGTGCTTTCTGGTCTATAAG GACGAGATACGTGCGTCGCCGGAGGAGTGGAGCGCCCTGGGGATGCACGCCAACATGTCGGGTCCGCTGCTGGTGGAGGGCAAGTTCGACGTCGAGAGGATGATTGGGCCGCCGGGAGATGGCAGGAAG aaCATGGAAGAGTGCATCGACTCCAGCTTCCTCCTGCTGACGTCCTGCTGCTGGAACGGAATCGCCCTCGGCTGCATCGACGTGGCTAAGAAGAGCGTGACGAGGCGGGCGCACGCGGACGTCGGGATGCGAGTGTGCGACTACCCGGTCATACAG gACTACTTCGGCGAGTCCCTGATCGACACCAACGGGTCTCGAAGCATGGCCTTCCTGCTGGGGAAGTCCCTGGACGACGCGACCAACAACAACGACTGGGCACCCCACGCCGACCTCGACTACCTCCCCAG GTCCAAACTCCTGCCCTGGCTGTGGCAACTGAAATTCGTGGCCGCCAAGAACGTCAGTGTTGTGGGAGACCGGATGCTGTACGCGTGTGGCGGCGAAGGCTACAAG ACTGAACTCGGCTTAGAGCGCCTCATCCGGGACGGCAAGGCGGGCTGGGTCATGGCGCCGAGCAACGAGCTGCTGAAGAATCTGGTGGGGATGTCCGCTCTCAAGGGCTTCAACGCCATCGACCTGTG GGAGGAGAACGCCAACGAACGCGTGCTGCATCAGGAGGTCAAGAAAATGACGCTGGAGCAGAAGGAGCGCGTCGGGCGTCGCCTGCTGGAGGAGGCGTCTCAGGAGCGACAGGGCGCCTCGGCCAACCACCCGTACCAGGACACGGACTTCCTCAACCCCTTCAACACAGCGCAGCCGAAGGCCCTCACGCAG GACCTGAAAACCCCTGACGGAGTGGTGCACAGCGCCGCCCTTCGCCAAGACACCTGGACGCCCCTCGCCCTCGTCTCTCGCAAGGACGTCGGGAGCAAGATGAGCTCCTTCGTTTTCGCCCTCCCCAGGAGCACTGACCACACAGGATGCTTCCCCGGACAGTTTCTTGCG GTGCGAGTGACCGTCGACGGCAAGCACCACCTGCGTTACTTCTCGCCTGTGTCTCGCCCGCAAGACTTCGGTCGCGTCGAGCTCGTCCTCAGGTTCGAGTCACAGGGAATCGTCTCGAATTTCTTCAAGGCACTTCAGTTGG GTGAGAAAGTGGATTTCCAGGGCCCTTGCGGCGGCCTGGAGTACGAGCCGAATCAGCTGGAGGCGCTGACGGTTCTGGCCTCTGGGGGAGGAGTCACCCCGGGGCTCCAGCTGCTCCGCTGCGTCGCCCAGGACCCCTCGGACAACACTAAGGTCACGCTCCTGTATTACGTTGACTCCATCCAGGACATCCTTCACCGCGAGGAGCTGGACGACCTCGCTGccaaggggggagagaagatcaAGGTCGTGTACACTCTGGGGGAGACGCCGGAGGGCTGGAGCGGCGAGGAGGGCTTCATCGACTCGCAGATGATCGACAGGCACATCGCCAAGCCCAACGGGATCAAGCACAAG ATCGTTGTGTGCGGCGGCCCCACCATGTCGGTTTCCTGCGTGCATGCTCTCAAGACCCTGGGACACTCATCCGAGAATATTTTCATCTACGGCCAGTTCGGAGTCGAGCAAGTGAAAGCTGTTTACGGAAGATACGCCAAGCTCTCGTCCCACCGCTGTGATCAAGCCTAA